From the Lampris incognitus isolate fLamInc1 chromosome 6, fLamInc1.hap2, whole genome shotgun sequence genome, one window contains:
- the samm50 gene encoding sorting and assembly machinery component 50 homolog A, protein MGTVHARSLDPLPMQGPELGVHADDIETPEVEQDSKQEVLENKDVIVQRVHIDGLGRTKEDLLTYEIAEVFRAKNLIDVMKKSHEARQRLLRLGIFRKVEVVIDVSQGVDALPNGLDVTFEVRELRRMTGSYNTMVGNNEGSMVLGLKLPNVFGRAEKLTFQFSYGTKETSYGLSFFKPQPGHFERNISVNLYKVTGQFPWSSLRETDRGISTEFSFPVWKTNQTLKWEGVWRELGCLARTASFAVREESGHSLKSSLSHAMVIDTRNSSILPRKGGLLKIHQELAGYTGGDASFLKEDFEIQLNRTLFWDSVLSASLWGGMLLPIGDKATSIADRFYLGGPTSIRGFSMYSIGPQSEGDYLGGEAYWAGGLHLYTPLPFRPGRGGFGDLFRTHFFLNAGNLCNLNYGEGPQAHLKKLAECIRWSYGVGILLRLGNIARLELNYCIPMGVQSGDRICDGVQFGAGIRFL, encoded by the exons ATGGGTACCGTTCATGCCAGG AGCCTCGACCCTCTACCTATGCAGGGGCCAGAGTTAGGCGTTCATGCCGATGATATCGAGACCCCTGAAGTTGAACAGGATTCAAAGCAAGAAGTCCTTGAAAATAAGGAT gttatAGTTCAACGTGTACACATAGATGGACTTGGAAGAACAAAGGAGGACCTCTTGACTTATGAAATTGCTGAAGTTTTCAGGGCAAAGAACTTAATTGAT GTAATGAAGAAGTCCCATGAAGCCAGACAGAGACTGCTGCGTCTTGGTATCTTCAGAAAAGTGGAAGTTGTCATTGACGTCTCACAAG GTGTGGATGCTCTTCCTAATGGCCTGGATGTGACGTTCGAGGTGAGGGAGCTGAGAAGGATGACAGGTAGCTACAACACGATGGTTGGCAACAACGAAGGAAGTATG GTACTTGGACTGAAGCTTCCCAACGTATTTGGTCGAGCAGAGAAACTGACCTTCCAGTTCTCCTATGGCACCAAAGAGACCTCCTATGGCCTGTCCTTCTTCAAACCCCAACCAGGACACTTCGAACGCAA CATCTCAGTCAACCTGTACAAAGTAACTGGGCAGTTTCCATGGAGTTCGCTGAGGGAGACTGATAGAGGCATCTCCACAGAATTTAGT TTTCCTGTGTGGAAGACCAACCAAACCCTGAAATGGGAGGGTGTGTGGAGAGAGCTGGGCTGTCTGGCTCGCACAGCTTCTTTTGCCGTCAGAGAGGAGAGCGGCCACTCTCTCAAGTCTTCACTCTCG CATGCCATGGTCATTGACACCAGAAACTCCTCCATCCTCCCTAGGAAAGGTGGCCTACTGAAGATTCATCAG GAGTTGGCCGGCTACACTGGGGGAGACGCCAGCTTCCTGAAGGAGGACTTTGAGATACAGTTGAACAGAACACTTTTCTGGGACTCG GTCCTCTCTGCCTCACTGTGGGGTGGAATGCTTCTACCTATTGGTGACAAGGCAACATCCATAGCCGACAG GTTCTACCTTGGTGGTCCCACCAGTATCAGAGGATTCAGTATGTATAGTATTGGCCCGCAGAGTGAAG GTGACTATCTGGGTGGGGAAGCCTACTGGGCCGGAGGCCTCCATCTCTATACCCCTCTACCCTTCAGACCAGGCAGGGGGGGATTTGGCGACCTCTTCAGAACTCACTTTTTCCTCAATGCGGGGAACCTGTGTAACCTCAACTATG GTGAGGGTCCACAGGCACACTTGAAGAAACTGGCAGAGTGCATCCGTTGGTCATACGGTGTGGGTATTTTGCTACGTCTGGGAAATATTGCCAGACTGGAGCTCAACTACTGCATTCCTATGGGAGTACAGAGTGGAGACAG GATATGTGATGGGGTCCAGTTTGGAGCAGGTATCCGGTTCCTATGA